Proteins from a genomic interval of Cottoperca gobio chromosome 8, fCotGob3.1, whole genome shotgun sequence:
- the LOC115012459 gene encoding uncharacterized protein LOC115012459, whose translation MSAVCLKLITILCLSCTALSGPVSSGVEWRDFGGAVTIQCRLSEESQDSLNLRKGLSEEFEVFYKDVKSGKNTIGEEFKGRLQLDGVFPNIDILIKNLTSKDTGPYWCVYKKFDQKSSQNKKTKGAGSLLLVVAESQTHPSTDSTVQQCYPSNQSLVYVLICGAVLLGIIMCFLIWIILKDKSLRTKKKPRSVATNDVYEDMRGQLSR comes from the exons ATGTCTGCTGTCTGCTTGAAGCTCATAAccatcctctgtctctcctgcacAGCCCTGAGTGGCCCAG TGAGCAGTGGAGTGGAATGGAGAGATTTTGGAGGAGCCGTCACTATCCAGTGCCGACTATCCGAAGAAAGCCAAGATTCTCTGAATCTGAGGAAGGGTCTCAGTGAGGAGTTTGAAGTTTTTTACAAAGATGTCAAATCAGGAAAAAATACCATTGGCGAAGAGTTCAAGGGCAGACTTCAGTTAGATGGAGTATTCCCCAACATCGACATCCTCATCAAAAACTTGACCTCTAAGGACACGGGACCGTACTGGTGCGTGTACAAGAAGTTTGATCAGAAGTCcagtcaaaacaaaaagacgAAAGGCGCAGGATCTTTGCTCCTGGTGGTGGCAG AATCGCAGACTCATCCTTCAACAGATAGTACAGTGCAGCAGTGTTACCCTTCAAACCAGAGCCTGGTGTATGTTTTGATCTGTGGTGCAGTGCTGCTTGGCATCATCATGTGTTTCCTCATATGGATCATCCTCAAG GACAAGTCTTTGCGCACCAAAAAGAAACCGAGAAGCGTCGCCACCAATGATGTTTACGAGGACATGCGTGGACAACTCAGTCGCTGA